Proteins co-encoded in one Planctomycetota bacterium genomic window:
- a CDS encoding polysaccharide biosynthesis tyrosine autokinase, giving the protein MTSVPMSAGGATPASRPATAPAAAPVPAMGSSIDPLRLLNKYKFLLLGVAIAGAVTGYVANAVLRRVYPLWTPAAVFNCLPPTKEVSDLVGAQSQEEMSRFMQTQVRVLTSTQVLNRVSEDPALRTNAPEWSSRFEKVDTSTGAPAFDSTEALKKLKDDVKARVIPGTNLIEVSMSWRNKHDATAIVGLVRQKYMAMLADQGRAGLDDKIAALNGAIKSLEDEAGGLSIQKENLIQQNQVDTIDNRVETSRQELNDLTGDIIEVQRTLDSGRTRLAQMDAEINNPGGIVYGADLREEVEREPQLNELRSRIQLLETEQQSMLQQGYSRDHRQYVFLQSQLDATKQSLEIKRDEALRKAFAGELDRTRKLVAQFEAQEKTLLEKRATAQKRLQDLTRIQSRLNDLDNRIRGIAENRTRKADELSTLKAQASTLSVNRVLLQEQERPPTELSFPQLKLLLPAGVALFVFLTAGVVLLLEIVDQRVKSPSDIAIIPRARLLGWVPDAAEDPAGQGAAETAFRDRPRGIVAESFRQLRAGVTKRVQASDHRAILVLSGMPASGATTVAANLALAFAAADRKVLLIDANFRRPGLHRVFAVPESPGLADVLAGQRDLAQCAQATNVPNLDLLTAGIKDQRVYERLSSAAMGEILAKVRAMYDLVLIDVAPAIVGGDAMALAQRCDATILVVRARADKRGMVARIKNELSESRSEFLGILVNAVRSASGGYMKRNIKTAHEYQNTST; this is encoded by the coding sequence ATGACGAGTGTTCCGATGTCCGCCGGCGGTGCGACGCCCGCCTCTCGCCCCGCGACCGCCCCCGCCGCAGCGCCCGTGCCCGCGATGGGCTCGTCGATCGATCCGCTGCGTCTGCTGAACAAGTACAAGTTCCTGCTGCTGGGCGTGGCGATCGCCGGTGCGGTCACCGGGTACGTCGCGAACGCGGTGCTCCGCCGCGTCTACCCGCTGTGGACGCCCGCGGCCGTCTTCAACTGCCTGCCCCCCACGAAGGAAGTGAGCGACCTGGTGGGCGCCCAGAGCCAGGAGGAGATGAGCCGCTTCATGCAGACGCAGGTCCGCGTGCTCACCTCGACGCAGGTGCTCAACCGCGTGTCGGAAGACCCGGCCCTGCGCACCAACGCCCCGGAGTGGTCGAGCAGGTTCGAGAAGGTCGACACCAGCACGGGCGCTCCGGCCTTTGACTCGACCGAGGCCCTGAAGAAGCTCAAGGACGACGTCAAGGCGCGCGTGATCCCGGGAACGAACCTCATCGAGGTCTCGATGAGCTGGCGCAACAAGCACGACGCGACCGCGATCGTCGGCCTGGTCCGCCAGAAGTACATGGCGATGCTCGCCGACCAGGGGCGCGCCGGGCTCGACGACAAGATCGCCGCGCTGAACGGCGCCATCAAGAGCCTCGAGGACGAGGCCGGCGGCCTGAGCATCCAGAAGGAAAACCTCATTCAGCAGAACCAGGTGGACACGATCGACAACCGCGTCGAGACGAGCCGCCAGGAACTCAACGACCTCACCGGGGACATCATCGAGGTCCAGCGGACGCTCGACAGCGGGCGCACGCGCCTGGCGCAGATGGACGCGGAGATCAACAACCCGGGGGGGATCGTCTACGGCGCCGACCTCCGCGAGGAGGTGGAGCGCGAGCCCCAGCTCAACGAGCTGCGCAGCCGCATCCAGCTCCTGGAGACCGAGCAGCAGAGCATGCTGCAGCAGGGGTACTCGCGCGACCACCGCCAGTACGTCTTTCTGCAGAGCCAGCTCGACGCGACCAAGCAGAGCCTGGAGATCAAGCGCGACGAAGCGCTGCGCAAGGCGTTCGCGGGCGAGCTCGACCGCACGCGCAAGCTCGTGGCGCAGTTCGAGGCCCAGGAGAAGACGCTGCTCGAGAAGCGCGCCACGGCCCAGAAGCGCCTGCAGGACCTCACCCGCATCCAGTCGCGCCTCAACGACCTCGACAACCGCATCCGGGGCATCGCCGAGAACCGCACCCGCAAGGCCGACGAACTCTCGACCCTCAAGGCCCAGGCCAGCACCCTCTCGGTCAACCGCGTGCTGCTGCAGGAGCAGGAGCGCCCGCCCACGGAGCTCTCGTTCCCGCAGCTCAAGCTGCTGCTGCCCGCGGGCGTGGCGCTCTTCGTCTTCCTCACCGCCGGCGTCGTGCTGCTGCTGGAGATCGTCGACCAGCGCGTGAAGAGCCCCTCCGACATCGCGATCATCCCCCGCGCCCGCCTGCTCGGATGGGTGCCCGACGCGGCCGAAGACCCCGCCGGGCAGGGCGCCGCCGAAACGGCCTTCCGCGATCGACCCCGCGGGATCGTCGCCGAGAGCTTCCGCCAGCTCCGCGCGGGCGTCACGAAGCGCGTGCAGGCCAGCGACCACCGCGCCATCCTCGTGCTCTCGGGCATGCCCGCCTCGGGCGCGACGACCGTCGCCGCGAACCTGGCGCTCGCCTTCGCCGCGGCCGACCGCAAGGTCCTGCTCATCGACGCGAACTTCCGCCGGCCCGGGCTGCACCGCGTCTTCGCCGTGCCCGAGTCTCCCGGGCTGGCCGACGTCCTCGCCGGGCAGCGCGACCTCGCGCAGTGCGCCCAGGCCACCAACGTCCCCAACCTCGATCTCCTCACCGCGGGGATCAAGGACCAGCGCGTCTACGAGCGACTCTCCAGCGCCGCCATGGGCGAGATCCTCGCCAAGGTCCGCGCCATGTACGACCTCGTCCTCATCGACGTCGCCCCCGCGATCGTCGGGGGCGACGCCATGGCCCTCGCCCAGCGCTGCGACGCCACCATCCTCGTCGTCCGCGCCCGCGCCGACAAGCGCGGCATGGTCGCCCGCATCAAGAACGAACTCTCCGAATCCCGCTCGGAGTTCCTCGGCATCCTCGTCAACGCCGTCCGATCCGCCAGCGGCGGGTACATGAAGCGCAACATCAAGACGGCCCACGAATACCAGAACACCAGCACGTGA